Within Desulfurobacterium thermolithotrophum DSM 11699, the genomic segment AAATGGAAACTTCATAGACTTCAGGATGAACGACAAGTGTGCTGCCGGTACTGGAAAGTTTATTGAGATTGCAGCTTCAAGACTTGGAGTTTCTCTCGAAGAGTTTGGAAAGTTCTGTATGAAGGCTAATAAGAAAATTCAGATCTCATCTATGTGTGTAGTTTTTGCAGAATCCGAGGTTATTTCTCTGATAGCAAATAAGGAAAGGCCGGAAAATATTGGATACGGCGTTATTGATTCAATAGCAGAGAGGCTTGTTGGAATGGCAAAAAATCTTCATCCCGAAGAGAGAGTTGTTTTTACTGGAGGTGGAGCTCTAAATCCTCTTCTTGTTAAACTTGTTAGTGAGAAGTTAGGAATGGAGGTTTCTGTTCCTAAACAACCTCAATTGGTGGGAGCTTTTGGAGCAGCTCTTTCAGGATTGGAAGCTGCCGTAAAGCCTTCCCTGAGTTATTTTAAGTACCTACTTGGCTGAAGGAGCAGGTTGGCTATCTACAGTGTACCAACCCTCTTTAACGTGAATAATTTTTCCATCCTTTGTTTTTACTTCATATTCGGTATTTGCCTCAACAGTATGTGTGCTTTGCTGATCGCTACCAAAAACGTAACCAAGAATACCTCCTGCTATTGCTCCGTAAAGAGCAGCATCCTTGGCACTTGCTTTATAGTGCTTATGAGTTGCAGCACCTACAGCAGCTCCTCCAAGAGCTCCAAGCATTGCTGCATCAGTCTTTGAAAGTTGAGTAGTTGTACTACAAGAAGAAAGGATAAATCCCAAAATGCTAAGTCCCACTATTAATTTTTTCATCATACTTCCTCATAGCACATTTATAAGCATCAAGAATTTTCCTTCTTATATGTAAATATAAATTCTTATTGAGAGGATTAACAACTGGAACAAATTCACCTGTCCTTGTCTTTTTTGACGGCATTTGAATAAAATAGCCATTATTTGAATAGACTATTTTTATATCTTTTATTTCAAGAATGTCATTAAGCTTTATAGAGGCAACTGCTTTCACGTTTCCACCAATTCCTGTTGTATCAAATGGATAGATTTTTACTTCAGTAACTTCTATGTTTCTTACTGGTAATCTTTCTAACTCTTTCTTATTCACTTTATGGAAACTCCTTTCTTTATCAAGTCATAAACTTTATTTCTCTGTTCTTTCCATCTTAAAAGCTTTCTTTTCGAAATTACTTGAACTGGAAGATAAACACCGAGATCTTCATAAAGACTAAGAGCAGTTTCCATAACTGGTTTAAGACTTTCGAATTCGTCTAAAACGATAACAAAAATTTCTAATTCCTCATTTTCTGCCACAACTTTTATATCAACAAAAGCTACTTTTTCTGCTAACTTTTTTGAAAACTCTAAAAGAGCTTCTTTTTTCTTTTCTTCAATATCAAGTTGATGCCACCACGAAGGTTTCTTATCCCTTTTTCTACTATCTAAATAAACAGTTATTCCTTCAGTACCTTCAGGAATCTCTATTTTTTCTAAAGGAACAAAAACTCCATTTCTAAAAATGACTTTTACTGTTTTCATAATTTTAAACCTGAACAATGTTTATCTATCGGATAATTTAATGTGAACTACTCCTCGTTAAAACGAGGAACTTCCCGCTTCAACGAATGCGTTCGCACTCTCCACGGGCGTTAGTTCGGGGCGTTCCACCCCTACCGCTCGCAAAGCGAAGCGACCCCTTTAGGAATTTGAGTCCTTCTCTTAGTAGGTTTAGAGTAGCATTATAATCTCTATCGTGTTCCGTCCCACAGTTAGGACATTTCCAATTCCTATCAGATAGTTTGAGATTCCCGTTCTTGTATCCACACACAGAACAGAGTTTTGATGAGGGATAGAATGTGTTTATCTTAACAAGCTTTCTTCCATAGAGTTTTGCTTTATATTCCAGATAGCTGATGAATCTTCTCCAACTTGCGTCTGCTATGTGCTTTGAGAGGTTGCTGTTTTTAAGCATCCCTTTAACGTTCAAGTCTTCCACTATCATGGCTTGGTTATCGCTGATTATTTTCCTACTTAGCTTATGGAGAAAGTAGTTCCTTTGGTTTACTATCTTCTCATGTAGCTTTGCTATTTTCTTTTGCAGTTTTAAGTATTTATTGCTTCCTCTTACTTTCCTTGATAACTTTCTTTGGAGCTTTTTTAGTTTCCTTTCTGTTTTTAGCAGGTGTCTCGGATTTTCTATCTTCTTTCCTGTCGACAAGGTACAAAAATGCGTAAGTCCTACGTCTATTGCTACTACTTTATCCGTTTCTGGTAGTGGCTCTATTTCCCTGTCAACGAGAACGTTGAGGTAAAATTTTCCAGAGGGTAATTTTGTTATTGAAATACTTTTGACTTTCCCTTCTATACTTCTATGCTTTTTGAACTTTATCGGTGTTTCGAGTTTAGATATTTTGATTCTGTTTTCCTCTATTTTGAAGTACTGAGGTATTGATACACTGTTTACTCTTTTTTTGCTCTTGAACTTCGGGAATTTCACAAGCCCTTTAAAAAAGTTCTTGAATGCTCTGTCAAGCCACTTTACAGCTTCTTGTAAGCTTTGACTATTCGCCTCTTTTAAGAACGGATATTCCTCTTTGAGCTTCGGTAGTAGCTTTTTGTATTCGTAATAGTTCCACTTTTTGTTTTCTTTCTTATAAAGTTCTTTAGCTATTTCAAGGAGCTTGTTGTAGACAAATCTGCAATGTCCTATCTGGCAGTTTAAGAACTCTACCTGCTCTCTGTTAGGATACAGCCTGAACCTGTAAACGTAAAGCATCTATTTCCTCTTTTGATTCTCTATATACTTGCGTATCACATCTTCAGAAATTGAACCTATGGTCTCTATGTAGTAGGATGGATTCCACAAGTGTCCTTTCCACAGTTTCTTTTTAAGTTCTGGAAACTTCAAAAACAGTTTTCTCGCACTTATTCCCTTTATCATCTTTACTATATTAGGAAGGTACTACTTTCGGATGTGCTGACACAAACAGATGAACGTAGTCTTGTTCTCTTACTTCCACCATTGCTACGTCAAATCCTTTCTCTATTCCTGTTTTTATAATCACCTTTTTCAGATATTCCTCTACCTTTGGAGTTAATACCTTTCTCCTGTATTTGGTTGAAAAAACTATGTGGTAGTTGCAGTTATATACGCAGGTTCTACCTCTCTTTACGTTGGATTTCAGATTTATTTTGTTCATACATATAGTATAACAAATTACGGAGTAAACCAAAGTAAAAGTGCTTATTCTTCACACACGCATAATCAAAAACAACGGCTTACGCCGTGCGCTGTATCTTCCCTTTAAAAAGGGAAGGATTAGCGCAAAATTTATCCTAAGAAATATAGCTGACTACTTAATAATTTTAGGAGATGATATAAAAGATGTCACCCCCTGAAATTCGGGACTATAGTAAAGAGGCAACCTTTAAAGGCAGGAGGCTGGATTTTTCCCTGGGGAATAAGCCCCGTGCGTGGAGATTAGCCGATGCCTCCTGCCGGCTAATTATAGTGGCGGGAAGCGCCGTATTGGAGTATGGGAATAGTCCCGAAGCAGAGGTTGCAAAACACAAAACATATCAGGGGGTAGAGATGAAGGAGAAGGTAGAGAAAACACTGTATGTCGGAGTGGACTACCACAAAAACAGCTTTACAGCAGCTTATTTAGATTGTCTGACAGGGATACTTAATACCAAGAAGTACGAAGCAGAAGAGTTAGAGAAATTTAAAAATCACCTAACAACTTTTAGGAAAAAAGGATATTCAGTAAAAGTTGCGGTAGAAACCTTAACAGGAGTAACATTTTTTACGGAGGAGATAAGGAACTGCGTTGATGAAATAACTTACGTTAACACTAACAAATTTAAGAACATTCTAAAAGGTGTTAACAGTGCTAAAAACGACAGGATAGATGCAGAAACGATAGCCATTTACTATGAAATGGGCTTACTTCCGACAGTTTACGTCCCGACGAGAAAAGAAAAAGAGCTAAGGATAAAGATGAAAGAGAGAGATAGCTTTGTAGATATGAGAAAAGGGGTAATTAACAGACTTCATAGCCTATTGCTTGAATATGGGATAAAGACAAACAAGAGAGAACTCACCACGAAGAAAGGGATGGAAAGGATAAAGGAAGAAACGAAGAAGAAAGTGCCTCCGTCATTACGAGAAACGATATGGAGGCAAATAGAAACAATAGAATACTTAACAGATAAGATAAGAGAGACAGAAGAAGATATCAAGAGTTTGTTCGAGTTCAATACATGGTGGACACCTTGATGACTTCTAATATAGTCCTCAAACTTCTCAGCGGGAGTCTTGTAATTTAAAGAGTGATGGGGTCTAAGAAAGTTGTAAATCTTTAAATACTCAAAAAGTTTTTTATTCATCTCATCAACAGTCGGTTCTGTTCCTTCTATCATCCATAGTTCACTTTCTGTCGTTTGAATAAACCTTTCTACATGCGCATTAGTCTTGGGAGATTTCGGATAACTAAAGTAGTGTTCTATCCCTTTTCTTTTAAGATATTCGTCTAACTCCCCTAAAAATTCGCTCCCGTTATCCGTTTGAACTTTCTCTATCTTGAAGGGAAGAAATTTTTCAAGTTCTTCAAAAAACCTTCTTCCGCTCCTGCTGCTTTTTGTAGAATAAACCTTGGCAAATGCTATTCGGGTGAACTTGTCTATTGCCGTGAACTGGTAAAAGGTTTTACCGCACCAGTAGAGGTATTTAACGTCCATGAGGATTGTTCCTGGTTTGTCTGCTCTTAGTCCTTTTCTGGTGCGGTTCTTTTTCCCTTTCTGTTTCTTCCTCTTGTAGGTACTTTTTAGTTTCCAGGTTCTTTCTATTAGTCCGTGTCTTTTGAGAGTTCTGTAAACTGTAGAGGATGATATTTTTACATTTAGGTATCTTTCCATGAAGGCTGCTATCTTTTCTTTGCTCCAGGTTAGGAATTTTTCCCTTATTGTGACGATGATGTGTTCTATTTCAGGTTCTATTTGTGGTTGTCTTACTTTATGAGGTCTTTTGCTTCTGTCTTGGAGTCCTTCTATCCCGTACTTGTCGTATCTTTTTTTCCACTTGTAGAAGGTTGTTGGACTGATGCCAAAGTATCTGCATGTTTTTCTGGCGTTGCCTGTTTTGTGGTAGTACTCTATCCATTTGAGTCTCCTTTTAACGTTTCTGTCTTTTGTTAGGTCAAGTTTCTTTTTTACTCTTCTTCCTTCTTTCAGGGTTTCTTTGAATGCTGTATTTGTGCTTGATATATGGAGGGATGTTCCTTTGAATCTTTTCAATTGTTTCATCGGTGGACACCTCCTTGTGGTATTCAAAGGTTATTGTAGGGTGTCCACCTTCTATCTGAACTTCAACAGAGTTTTATAGGAGAAGATGAGGAGCTTAAGGGAAAAGTAGAACTTCTAAAAAGCATACCTGGAGTAGGAGATATAGTAGCTATAGCCTTTATATCTGCCGTATGTAACGAAGAGAGGTTTGAAAACGGAGACAAGGTAGCGGCTTATTTTGGACTTGTTCCTCGTGTTAATAGCAGTGGAGACGAAGTTAGAAATGGAAGGATAACAAAGAAAGGGGACAGCAGAACGAGGAACAAGATTATCCAGGCTACGAGAGCGTTATTGAACAGCAAGTTAGACAATTCAGTTAAAAGATTTTACGAAGGGTTAGTTAAGAAAGGTTTAGAGAAGAAGAAAGCGCTGATAGCTGCGGCGAGGAAATTGGTTAAAGTAATGTTCGCAGTTTTGAGAGAGAGAAGGCAATTTATGGATTTTGTTGAAAATAAATGCAACCTCTGTGTTGGGGGTTGACATCTTTCATAGGAGGGCAAAATGAAAAAGGCACTTTTTACAGTGGTAGCATTTCTTGCATCAACCTATGCTTCCTCTGCTTTGACTATTGAAGGTGGGGGAGGTGCTTGGAGGGAAAAACCAACAGGCTGGATTGAGTACACAACAAATACCAACACAGCTATAGGAACTTTAACCACTAAAACACACGTAGATTTAAAAGAAGATCTCCATGTTTCAGACAAAACAAAAGCTTCTGGTTGGTTCAAAATTGAACATGGAATCCCTTTACTTCCTGACATAAGAGTTCAGTATACTCCGATGAGCTTTTCTGGAAAAGGCATCGTTGATAGTAGCTTTACTTTTGGTGACCTTAAAGTAGAAGGAAAAGATTATATAGAGTCAAAAATTGAAGCAAACCAAGTGGACGTAACACTTTACTATCATCTTCCATTTTTAAGAACAGTTTCAAACGGCAAAGTTGATCTTAAAGCTGGAGTCAATGTAAAAGTAATTGATGGATATGCTAAAGTTAAAGATATAACTCGAGGTGGTATAGAAGAGTCAAAAAGTGCTACAATTCCTGTTCCTATGGCACATCTATCTGGAAAGATAAGACCTATAGATCTTGTTGGAATTGAGTTTTCTGGAAATTGGATTGGTTACTCAGGAAGCCAATTTTACGAAGCTATTGCTGAAACAAAGGTCTATCCAATAAAGCATCTTTTTGTAGGAGTAGGTTATAGGTACCAAAGACTCAAAATAGACAATATAGAAGACCTATCTACAGATATAAAGATAAAAGGTGCTTTTGCAGAAGCAGGTTTTGAGTTTTAAGGAGAGGAAATGAACAAAAAAGTGAGAGAGCTCCAAACTTATCCCATGGATAGTCTCGTAAAGGCAAAAGAAGAGCTCAAAAAAGCGGGAAAAAGAATTTACGACTTTGGAACAGGAGATCCTAAGGAGCCTACAGATCCAAAGATTAGGGAAGCTCTCGTAAAGGCTATACCTGAAGTTAGCCAGTATCCTACAGTAAAAGGTAGAAAGGATCTAAGAGAAGCAATAGCTAATTGGTTTTTCAACAGATTTCATGTTCTCCTTGACCCTGAAACAGAAGTAATACCAACTGCCGGTTCAAAAGAAGCAATTTTCCACTTTCCACTTGTTTTCATTGATACAGACACTGAAAAAAAGAAAGTCATATTCGGTACTCCTGCATATCCAGTTTATGAAAGAGGAACTCTTTTTGCAGGAGGAGAACCTTATCCAGTTACCCTTAAGTTTGAAGAGCAGTTTTTACTTAGACTTGATAAACTTCCAAAGTCGTTGCTTGAGGAAACTGCAATAGTATGGATTAACTATCCTCATAACCCTACAGGAGCTGTTGCTCCTATCTCTTACCTTGAGGATACTTACAATATCTGTAGAGAGTATGGAATTATCTTATGTTCGGATGAGTGTTATACAGAAATTTACTTTGAGACGCCTCCACATTCTCTACTTGAAGTTGGGAAAAAGGGAGCAGTCGTTTTTCATTCTCTATCAAAAAGAAGTGGAATGACAGGTTATCGCTCCGGATTTGTAGCAGGAGATAGTGAGATTATTCAGAATTATCTCAAGTATCGTTCTTCTTTTGGAGTAGCATCTCAAGACTTTATCCAACAGGCTGCTAAAGTTGCCTGGTCTGATGAAGAACACGTAAAGGAAAGAAGAGCAATCTTTGGCCAGAAGCGAGACATATTTGTAAAGTTCTTTAAAGAGATTGGACTTGAGTTTCTCTATCCGGAAGCTACCTTTTACCTTTGGGTAAAAGTTCCAAACGGAATATCTTCTAAAGAGTACGCGTTACACTTACTAAAGTATGGAATAGTTATCTCACCTGGAGAGTTTTTTGGTAAAGGTGGCAAAGGTTTTTTCAGAATAGCGCTTGTTCCAACACTCAAAGAGTGTAAAGAAGCAGTGGATATATGGAAGAAAGCCCATAAAGAGCTTATGGAGAAAAAGAATTGCAGATAAGAGAAAAGAAGAAAGGATTTATTGCTGACATAAGTCTTTCTCCTATCTTAGACCTTTCTTTAATGCTTGTAATTTTTCTTGCAGTTACAACCGAGTTTATCTCGGGAGGAGAAATAAAGGTTCAAGTTCCTAAGGGAGGAGCAGCAATAAGCTCCTCCTCCCAAATTGTTAAGTTGATAGTTGATAAGTGGGGAAAAATCTACTACAAAGGAAAAGTCTATTCCGACCCTGCAAAACTTGTTTCTGTACTTCCAAAAGATGAAAACATATACATAAAAGCAGATAAGGAGACTCCTTATCTTTATGTATTTACACTCCTAGATACATTGAGAAAATCTGGAATAAAAAAAGTTTCCTTAGTGGGTCAAAGAGTTGAATAAGTGCAAAGTAAGAACTTCTTCAGTTGAAGAAACAGAAAAACTTGGCCAAATAATTGGCTCAACTGTTCCTTTAGGAACAGTTATTTTACTTACTGGAGAACTTGGATGCGGAAAAACAGCTCTTACAAGGGGCATAGCTAAAGCTTTGGGAATTCCTGAAGATGAAATATCTTCTCCATCCTTTAATATTGTCCACGAATATGACTCTTTAGTTCATATAGACCTTTATAGATTAGATTCAGTAGAAGCACTTGAAGATTTAAGCTTTGAAGATATTCTTTTAGACGAAAGAATAAAAATAATTGAATGGCCGCAGATAGCTGCTGAATATCTTGATAATCTTGATTTATTTGTTGTTCATATTAATTGTTCTTTCTGTGAAAACGAAGTAAGAGAATTTGAAATTCTTGATGAGACTAATAAGCTGTGTAATGAGTTAAAAAAGAAAAATTTCATCTATAATACGGACTGAAATTAACATTTATTAGGAGGAGTTAATGTCTAGGATAGTTGATGTTAGAGCAAGGGAAATACTTGATTCAAGAGGAAATCCAACAGTAGAAGTAGAAGTAACTCTTGAGTCTGGTGTAAGAGCAAGAGCTGCTGTCCCTAGCGGTGCTTCAACAGGAGAAAGGGAAGCTTTAGAACTAAGAGACAAAGATCCAAAAAGATATCTTGGTAAAGGAGTTTCTAAAGCTGTAAAAAATGTAAACGAAGTAATAGCACCAACACTTATAGGTGTTGAGTCAACAGACCAGGTAAACATAGATAAACTTATGATTGAACTCGATGGTACAGAAAATAAGAGTAA encodes:
- a CDS encoding acyl-CoA dehydratase activase, producing MFYGVDVGSTYTKIVGLDDKGEIIDLNVFNTTVNPDETVREYLKGKDVELIVATGYGRYMLKETFNCPVISEIKAHAKGAYYFFPDVRTVLDLGGQDSKVIKVAENGNFIDFRMNDKCAAGTGKFIEIAASRLGVSLEEFGKFCMKANKKIQISSMCVVFAESEVISLIANKERPENIGYGVIDSIAERLVGMAKNLHPEERVVFTGGGALNPLLVKLVSEKLGMEVSVPKQPQLVGAFGAALSGLEAAVKPSLSYFKYLLG
- a CDS encoding glycine zipper domain-containing protein, coding for MMKKLIVGLSILGFILSSCSTTTQLSKTDAAMLGALGGAAVGAATHKHYKASAKDAALYGAIAGGILGYVFGSDQQSTHTVEANTEYEVKTKDGKIIHVKEGWYTVDSQPAPSAK
- a CDS encoding SpoVG family protein, with the translated sequence MNKKELERLPVRNIEVTEVKIYPFDTTGIGGNVKAVASIKLNDILEIKDIKIVYSNNGYFIQMPSKKTRTGEFVPVVNPLNKNLYLHIRRKILDAYKCAMRKYDEKINSGT
- a CDS encoding antitoxin AF2212-like protein, which produces MKTVKVIFRNGVFVPLEKIEIPEGTEGITVYLDSRKRDKKPSWWHQLDIEEKKKEALLEFSKKLAEKVAFVDIKVVAENEELEIFVIVLDEFESLKPVMETALSLYEDLGVYLPVQVISKRKLLRWKEQRNKVYDLIKKGVSIK
- a CDS encoding RNA-guided endonuclease TnpB family protein, with product MLYVYRFRLYPNREQVEFLNCQIGHCRFVYNKLLEIAKELYKKENKKWNYYEYKKLLPKLKEEYPFLKEANSQSLQEAVKWLDRAFKNFFKGLVKFPKFKSKKRVNSVSIPQYFKIEENRIKISKLETPIKFKKHRSIEGKVKSISITKLPSGKFYLNVLVDREIEPLPETDKVVAIDVGLTHFCTLSTGKKIENPRHLLKTERKLKKLQRKLSRKVRGSNKYLKLQKKIAKLHEKIVNQRNYFLHKLSRKIISDNQAMIVEDLNVKGMLKNSNLSKHIADASWRRFISYLEYKAKLYGRKLVKINTFYPSSKLCSVCGYKNGNLKLSDRNWKCPNCGTEHDRDYNATLNLLREGLKFLKGSLRFASGRGGTPRTNARGECERIR
- a CDS encoding IS110 family transposase, which codes for MKEKVEKTLYVGVDYHKNSFTAAYLDCLTGILNTKKYEAEELEKFKNHLTTFRKKGYSVKVAVETLTGVTFFTEEIRNCVDEITYVNTNKFKNILKGVNSAKNDRIDAETIAIYYEMGLLPTVYVPTRKEKELRIKMKERDSFVDMRKGVINRLHSLLLEYGIKTNKRELTTKKGMERIKEETKKKVPPSLRETIWRQIETIEYLTDKIRETEEDIKSLFEFNTWWTP
- a CDS encoding transposase; translated protein: MGEDEELKGKVELLKSIPGVGDIVAIAFISAVCNEERFENGDKVAAYFGLVPRVNSSGDEVRNGRITKKGDSRTRNKIIQATRALLNSKLDNSVKRFYEGLVKKGLEKKKALIAAARKLVKVMFAVLRERRQFMDFVENKCNLCVGG
- a CDS encoding TIGR04219 family outer membrane beta-barrel protein translates to MKKALFTVVAFLASTYASSALTIEGGGGAWREKPTGWIEYTTNTNTAIGTLTTKTHVDLKEDLHVSDKTKASGWFKIEHGIPLLPDIRVQYTPMSFSGKGIVDSSFTFGDLKVEGKDYIESKIEANQVDVTLYYHLPFLRTVSNGKVDLKAGVNVKVIDGYAKVKDITRGGIEESKSATIPVPMAHLSGKIRPIDLVGIEFSGNWIGYSGSQFYEAIAETKVYPIKHLFVGVGYRYQRLKIDNIEDLSTDIKIKGAFAEAGFEF
- the dapC gene encoding succinyldiaminopimelate transaminase — protein: MNKKVRELQTYPMDSLVKAKEELKKAGKRIYDFGTGDPKEPTDPKIREALVKAIPEVSQYPTVKGRKDLREAIANWFFNRFHVLLDPETEVIPTAGSKEAIFHFPLVFIDTDTEKKKVIFGTPAYPVYERGTLFAGGEPYPVTLKFEEQFLLRLDKLPKSLLEETAIVWINYPHNPTGAVAPISYLEDTYNICREYGIILCSDECYTEIYFETPPHSLLEVGKKGAVVFHSLSKRSGMTGYRSGFVAGDSEIIQNYLKYRSSFGVASQDFIQQAAKVAWSDEEHVKERRAIFGQKRDIFVKFFKEIGLEFLYPEATFYLWVKVPNGISSKEYALHLLKYGIVISPGEFFGKGGKGFFRIALVPTLKECKEAVDIWKKAHKELMEKKNCR
- a CDS encoding ExbD/TolR family protein, whose amino-acid sequence is MQIREKKKGFIADISLSPILDLSLMLVIFLAVTTEFISGGEIKVQVPKGGAAISSSSQIVKLIVDKWGKIYYKGKVYSDPAKLVSVLPKDENIYIKADKETPYLYVFTLLDTLRKSGIKKVSLVGQRVE
- the tsaE gene encoding tRNA (adenosine(37)-N6)-threonylcarbamoyltransferase complex ATPase subunit type 1 TsaE, with amino-acid sequence MNKCKVRTSSVEETEKLGQIIGSTVPLGTVILLTGELGCGKTALTRGIAKALGIPEDEISSPSFNIVHEYDSLVHIDLYRLDSVEALEDLSFEDILLDERIKIIEWPQIAAEYLDNLDLFVVHINCSFCENEVREFEILDETNKLCNELKKKNFIYNTD